One genomic segment of Bacteroidales bacterium includes these proteins:
- a CDS encoding endonuclease/exonuclease/phosphatase family protein: protein MGFYNLENLFDTIDTPEVRDSEFTPLAAKKWNSQKYYEKLDNMAKVISKIAIDKTPEGVAILGICEVENKEVVEDLVHRPALKNRNYKIAHINSPDKRGIDVALIYQASMFELESALAFPLKIEGRLDFYSRDQLLVSGKLLGEKIHILVNHWPSRSGGEERSMPLRNAAGDLSRSIVNFILSLDSDAKIIIMGDLNDDPHNTSVVEHLKATSDKNLLSKGYLYDPFALIHKPDSFGSLAYRGKWNLFDQIIITPSLIKAKRKKWHFKEAFVFNADFLKNQEGKYKGFPFRTFAGNRYLGGYSDHLPTYIILER from the coding sequence ATTGGATTTTATAATTTAGAAAATCTTTTTGACACTATTGACACTCCGGAAGTAAGAGACTCTGAATTTACCCCTTTGGCTGCTAAAAAATGGAATTCTCAAAAATATTACGAGAAACTAGATAATATGGCTAAAGTTATTTCAAAAATAGCTATCGATAAAACTCCCGAAGGAGTGGCTATTCTTGGAATTTGCGAAGTAGAAAATAAAGAAGTTGTTGAAGATTTAGTCCATCGTCCGGCACTAAAAAATCGTAATTATAAAATTGCACATATCAATTCTCCCGACAAACGTGGAATAGACGTTGCCTTAATTTATCAAGCTTCTATGTTTGAACTGGAAAGCGCTTTGGCTTTTCCTTTAAAAATAGAAGGCAGACTCGATTTTTATTCTCGCGATCAACTACTGGTTAGCGGAAAACTATTAGGTGAAAAAATTCATATTTTAGTTAATCATTGGCCAAGCAGAAGTGGCGGCGAAGAACGCTCAATGCCTCTACGTAATGCAGCCGGAGATTTAAGCAGATCAATCGTAAACTTTATTTTAAGTCTTGATTCTGATGCTAAAATCATTATTATGGGCGACTTGAACGACGATCCGCATAACACCAGTGTTGTAGAACATCTAAAAGCTACAAGCGACAAAAACCTACTATCAAAAGGCTATTTATATGATCCTTTTGCTTTGATTCATAAACCAGATAGTTTTGGCTCATTAGCTTATCGCGGAAAATGGAATCTGTTCGATCAGATTATTATTACACCTAGTCTGATAAAAGCCAAGCGCAAAAAATGGCATTTTAAAGAAGCTTTTGTTTTTAATGCTGACTTTCTGAAAAACCAAGAAGGGAAATATAAAGGTTTTCCTTTTCGTACTTTTGCAGGAAACAGATATTTAGGCGGTTATAGCGATCATCTTCCTACTTATATTATCTTGGAAAGATAA
- the ychF gene encoding redox-regulated ATPase YchF, whose protein sequence is MALTCGIIGLSNIGKTTIFNCVSNTKAEISNFAFSTNKSNVGMVNVIDPRLAVIDKLVSAKRVVTATIDFVDIPGLTKGASQGEGVGNKFLADIQQTNALIHVLRCFDDENLPHIEGSVDPLRDKEIVDFELQLRDLDLVERKLQRMEKLARTGDKSAKYAIEVLSRLKAHLEDMRNVRDFEVSEDDKKSLISDMYLLTDKPMLYVCNVDDDSAVSGNNYVSALKEGIEDENPQIIVIAGALEAEIAELDDADDRKEFLSDAGLEEPGVDKLVRAAYDLLNLQSFFTVGDKENRAWTIKKGMKAPEAAGVIHSDLERGFIRAEVMHYDDFVSLGSEAACRDKGKLFIEGKNYQVQDGDILNIRFNV, encoded by the coding sequence ATGGCTTTAACCTGTGGTATTATTGGCTTGTCGAATATAGGAAAGACAACTATTTTTAATTGCGTTTCAAATACAAAGGCAGAAATCTCAAATTTCGCTTTTTCAACTAATAAATCAAATGTGGGAATGGTTAATGTAATCGATCCTCGTTTAGCTGTGATAGATAAGTTAGTTTCAGCAAAGCGTGTGGTAACGGCTACTATTGATTTTGTTGATATTCCTGGCCTCACTAAAGGTGCCAGTCAAGGCGAAGGCGTTGGTAATAAGTTTTTAGCCGATATTCAGCAAACTAATGCCTTAATTCATGTCTTACGTTGTTTCGATGATGAAAATTTGCCTCATATTGAAGGATCGGTTGATCCGTTAAGAGATAAAGAGATAGTAGATTTTGAGTTGCAGTTGCGCGATTTAGATTTGGTAGAACGTAAACTTCAACGTATGGAAAAACTTGCTCGTACAGGAGATAAGAGTGCCAAATATGCTATTGAAGTCTTGAGCAGACTGAAAGCGCATTTAGAAGATATGCGTAATGTCCGCGATTTTGAAGTTAGTGAAGATGACAAAAAAAGCTTAATTAGCGATATGTATTTACTTACCGATAAACCAATGCTTTACGTATGTAATGTAGATGATGATTCGGCCGTTTCTGGGAATAATTATGTGTCTGCTTTGAAAGAAGGAATAGAAGATGAAAACCCACAGATTATTGTTATTGCAGGAGCTCTTGAGGCTGAAATTGCCGAATTAGATGATGCTGATGATAGAAAAGAGTTTTTGTCGGATGCCGGTTTGGAAGAGCCTGGCGTTGATAAGCTTGTTAGAGCAGCTTACGATTTATTAAATCTTCAATCATTCTTTACCGTAGGTGATAAAGAAAATCGTGCTTGGACTATAAAAAAAGGTATGAAAGCTCCTGAGGCTGCCGGTGTTATACATAGCGATTTAGAACGTGGATTTATCCGCGCCGAAGTAATGCATTACGACGATTTTGTTAGTCTTGGTTCTGAAGCCGCTTGTCGTGATAAGGGAAAACTCTTTATCGAAGGCAAGAACTACCAAGTTCAGGACGGAGATATTCTAAATATTCGTTTTAATGTGTAG
- a CDS encoding 1-acyl-sn-glycerol-3-phosphate acyltransferase, with protein MIKFLSKLILKLIGWKVDGNFPEGKKYVVVAAPHTSTWDFIIGRLYYSSIGRSVKFMIKGSYFFFPLGVLLRALGAIPVHKNLKVKLTDQMIEEFKKRDELLLTIAPEGTRSLTKRWRKGFYSMAMGANVPIVLGYINFESKTVGVGGVFYPTGNWDSDIKVIMSFYKDKVARHPEKFYLG; from the coding sequence ATGATAAAATTTTTAAGTAAACTAATTCTTAAACTAATTGGATGGAAGGTAGATGGAAATTTTCCTGAAGGGAAGAAATATGTTGTTGTAGCTGCTCCACACACTTCAACTTGGGATTTTATTATCGGTCGATTATACTACAGTAGCATAGGAAGGAGTGTTAAATTTATGATAAAGGGAAGTTACTTTTTCTTTCCTTTAGGAGTTCTCTTAAGAGCTTTAGGAGCAATCCCTGTTCATAAGAATTTAAAAGTCAAGCTTACAGATCAAATGATAGAGGAATTTAAAAAACGTGATGAATTATTGCTCACTATTGCACCCGAAGGGACAAGAAGTTTGACTAAGCGTTGGCGAAAGGGTTTTTACTCTATGGCTATGGGCGCAAATGTACCCATAGTTTTGGGCTACATTAATTTTGAATCTAAAACAGTAGGAGTAGGAGGAGTATTTTATCCTACAGGCAATTGGGATAGCGATATTAAGGTAATTATGAGTTTTTATAAAGATAAAGTAGCTCGTCATCCTGAGAAATTTTATCTTGGCTAA